The following are from one region of the Prevotella communis genome:
- a CDS encoding CvfB family protein, translating to MIKLGDYNTLTAIRRADQGFYLEGDERSGDILLPNRYVPDGLAIGKEIEVFVYLDQDERLIATTEKPAAKVGEFACLEVAWINQYGAFLKWGLMKDLFCPFREQKQRMEVGKHYIVFVKEDEESHRLMATAKVERYLEPAPASTNASTSSTTDTIPVGSAVWSPLKHGDTCDCLIWQKTDLGFKTIINNRYQGQIYDNQIFQLRHTGDRLTAYIDHVRQDGKIDVTLQPTGRQHTLDFAEVLLRYLYENDGHCDLGDKSDAELIYDRFKVSKKAYKKAIGDLYRRRLIVIEENGIRLA from the coding sequence ATGATAAAACTAGGAGATTACAACACACTTACAGCTATTCGCCGCGCCGACCAGGGCTTTTACCTGGAAGGTGACGAACGTAGCGGCGATATCCTGCTTCCCAACCGTTATGTGCCCGATGGTTTAGCCATCGGAAAAGAAATTGAAGTCTTCGTCTATCTCGACCAGGACGAACGCCTCATTGCCACCACAGAAAAACCTGCCGCCAAGGTGGGCGAGTTTGCCTGTCTGGAAGTAGCATGGATTAACCAATACGGCGCCTTCTTGAAATGGGGACTGATGAAAGACCTCTTCTGTCCTTTCCGTGAGCAGAAACAGCGCATGGAGGTTGGCAAGCATTATATCGTCTTTGTAAAAGAGGATGAAGAGTCGCATCGTCTGATGGCTACCGCAAAAGTGGAGCGTTATTTGGAACCTGCACCTGCCTCGACCAACGCCAGCACATCCAGTACTACTGATACAATACCCGTCGGGTCTGCTGTCTGGTCTCCCCTCAAGCACGGCGACACCTGCGATTGTCTCATCTGGCAGAAAACCGACCTTGGTTTCAAGACCATCATTAACAACCGCTATCAAGGTCAGATATATGACAACCAGATTTTCCAGCTGCGGCACACAGGCGACCGTCTTACGGCCTATATTGACCATGTGCGTCAGGACGGCAAGATTGACGTCACCTTGCAGCCTACCGGTCGTCAACACACGCTCGACTTTGCCGAAGTGCTCCTGCGCTATCTCTACGAGAACGACGGGCACTGCGACTTAGGCGATAAGAGCGATGCCGAACTAATCTACGACCGTTTTAAGGTATCAAAGAAAGCCTACAAGAAAGCCATCGGTGACCTGTATCGCCGACGCCTCATCGTGATAGAGGAAAATGGTATTCGCCTAGCATAA
- a CDS encoding ABC transporter ATP-binding protein, translating into MIDIKNITKSFGSLQVLKGIDLHIDKGEVVSIVGPSGAGKTTLLQIIGTLDKPDTGSVCVDGIDTTALSQKALADFRNRHLGFVFQFHQLLPEFTAIENIMIPAYIAGTSNKAAKERAKELLQFMGLTDRANHKPNELSGGEKQRVAVARALVNSPAVILADEPSGSLDTKNKEELHQLFFDLRDKFGQTFVIVTHDEQLATITDRTIHMRDGLLDIPVVSDLSADI; encoded by the coding sequence ATGATAGACATAAAGAATATAACCAAGAGTTTCGGCTCATTACAGGTGCTAAAAGGCATCGACCTCCATATCGACAAAGGAGAGGTGGTAAGTATTGTAGGCCCCAGCGGTGCCGGAAAGACCACCCTGCTGCAAATCATCGGCACATTGGATAAACCAGATACTGGTTCTGTATGTGTCGATGGCATCGACACCACCGCCCTTTCCCAAAAAGCCCTTGCCGATTTCCGCAATCGTCACTTAGGCTTTGTGTTTCAGTTTCATCAATTGCTGCCTGAATTCACGGCTATCGAGAATATCATGATTCCAGCCTATATCGCTGGCACATCCAATAAGGCTGCCAAGGAGCGTGCTAAGGAACTGCTACAGTTCATGGGACTCACGGATCGTGCAAACCACAAGCCCAACGAGCTCTCCGGTGGTGAGAAGCAGCGTGTAGCCGTAGCCCGCGCCCTGGTGAACAGTCCTGCCGTCATCTTGGCTGACGAGCCCAGTGGTTCTCTTGACACAAAGAACAAGGAGGAGCTGCACCAGCTCTTCTTCGACCTACGTGATAAATTCGGCCAGACCTTCGTCATCGTCACACATGACGAACAACTGGCCACCATCACAGACCGCACGATTCACATGCGTGACGGTCTTCTGGATATACCTGTGGTCAGCGATCTTTCCGCTGACATATAA